The following proteins are encoded in a genomic region of Aquella oligotrophica:
- the pyrE gene encoding orotate phosphoribosyltransferase, producing the protein MLEKLILDMYDVGMIKFGEFTLKSGKQSYVYADIRTAISHPTIFTTLCDLLYSKMTGLNYDLICGVPYSALTFASGIAYAHKIPMLLKRKEAKDYGTKKILEGNYKSGDRCLIIEDVITTGMSISETTTVIEEAGVKVSDIVCFVDRNQGGRERMQSQGYTLHSIIDLYQLIDILLEHGKISTEDKAKAVALIGV; encoded by the coding sequence ATGCTGGAAAAATTAATTTTGGATATGTATGATGTCGGAATGATTAAATTTGGTGAATTTACGCTTAAATCAGGCAAACAATCTTATGTCTATGCAGACATTCGCACCGCAATCTCACATCCAACAATCTTTACCACTTTGTGTGATTTACTTTATAGCAAAATGACGGGGTTAAACTATGACTTAATTTGTGGTGTTCCATATTCTGCGCTGACTTTTGCCAGTGGAATAGCTTATGCCCACAAAATCCCTATGTTGCTTAAACGCAAAGAAGCTAAGGATTATGGCACAAAAAAAATCCTTGAGGGTAATTATAAATCTGGTGATCGCTGCTTAATAATTGAAGATGTAATCACAACTGGAATGAGTATCAGTGAAACTACTACAGTTATTGAAGAAGCCGGAGTTAAGGTAAGCGATATTGTCTGCTTTGTAGATAGAAATCAAGGTGGGCGAGAAAGAATGCAATCTCAGGGATATACCTTACATAGCATTATTGATTTATATCAGCTGATTGATATTTTATTAGAACATGGCAAAATAAGTACAGAAGATAAAGCTAAAGCCGTAGCTTTGATTGGGGTGTAA
- the carA gene encoding glutamine-hydrolyzing carbamoyl-phosphate synthase small subunit, whose product MQMQKAYLKLANGRIFEGLAPDWQTDSSYGEVVFNTGMTGYEETLTDPSYSGQILTFTFPILGNYGVSAGKRWESEKIHAKGVICETVFDEPAHHSQRQTFLSWLKQNNIPLICGVDTRELTKVIREYGVLSGVITTKADLEPDFSDSMTHDWVKEVSPKEVQTIGNGKYKVILVDCGAKENIIRCLLNFDITLKRVPFDYDYSNEDYDGVMLSNGPGDPKLCNQTVAVLAKAMTRNKPIFGICLGSQLMALAIGANTYKLKYGHRGHNQPCIDLKRDRCYLTSQNHSYAVDDKTLPSDWEVTFRHLNDNTVAGIAHTSGMYSAVQFHPEASSGPQDTFYLFEQFFNQIQAGGSK is encoded by the coding sequence ATGCAAATGCAAAAAGCTTATTTAAAATTAGCAAATGGACGAATTTTTGAAGGACTAGCACCAGACTGGCAAACAGATAGCAGTTATGGTGAAGTGGTTTTTAATACCGGGATGACCGGCTATGAAGAAACCCTAACTGACCCATCATATTCAGGGCAGATTCTGACTTTCACCTTTCCCATCTTGGGTAATTATGGCGTATCGGCTGGCAAACGTTGGGAGTCAGAGAAAATACATGCCAAAGGCGTAATTTGTGAGACTGTTTTTGATGAGCCAGCACATCATTCACAACGACAAACATTTTTAAGCTGGCTTAAACAGAATAATATACCACTTATTTGCGGGGTTGATACTCGTGAACTTACCAAAGTTATTCGTGAATATGGTGTTTTAAGCGGTGTTATCACCACAAAAGCTGATTTAGAGCCAGATTTTAGCGATAGTATGACTCATGACTGGGTTAAGGAAGTTTCCCCTAAAGAGGTACAAACTATTGGTAATGGAAAATATAAGGTGATTTTGGTCGATTGCGGCGCTAAAGAAAATATTATCCGTTGTCTATTAAATTTCGATATTACCCTAAAAAGAGTCCCATTCGACTATGACTATAGTAATGAAGATTATGATGGAGTGATGTTATCCAATGGTCCGGGCGACCCCAAATTATGTAATCAAACAGTAGCAGTTTTGGCTAAAGCAATGACTAGAAACAAACCGATATTTGGTATTTGCCTTGGTTCACAACTTATGGCTCTTGCAATCGGTGCTAATACCTATAAACTCAAATATGGACATCGCGGACATAATCAGCCATGTATTGATTTAAAACGTGATCGCTGTTATCTGACTTCACAAAATCATAGCTATGCGGTTGATGATAAAACTTTGCCTAGTGATTGGGAAGTAACATTCCGTCATCTTAATGATAATACTGTCGCTGGTATAGCACACACAAGTGGCATGTATAGCGCAGTTCAATTCCATCCGGAAGCAAGTAGTGGACCACAAGATACATTTTATCTGTTTGAACAGTTTTTTAACCAGATTCAGGCTGGAGGTAGCAAATAA
- the carB gene encoding carbamoyl-phosphate synthase (glutamine-hydrolyzing) large subunit → MKNILILGSGGLRVGQAGEFDYSGSQAIKAFKEEGYRVILVNPNIATVQTDKSMADEIYFVPLQQEFVAPIIEKEQINLIALGFGGQTALNLGLELYHSGILDKHNVKVLGSSVETIEATEDRDIFRDYLEKNKVKTPKSKSATSIDEAIAVGREFGYPLMLRAAFSLGGLGSGKVFNEKDLIDKTSKALSTTPQVLLEEYLTGWKEFEYEIVRDMKGNSLTICNMENLDPMGIHTGESIVIAPAQTLNDEEHQNLRNIALQCAEIFNIIGECNIQFSVNPANGDYRVIEMNPRLSRSSALASKATGYPLAFVAAKLCLGFSLNQLTNQVTKKTTAFFEPALDYVVVKIPRWDTHKLRLAERTIGTEMKSVGEVMGIGRTFPEALQKAVQMLNIGASGLHDYIWPILNLKNEVEFATDRRIFALYRWFYEGGTVNEAQQLSRIDPWFLTQIKQIADIALEVKSSQLNSELLLKAKKFGFSDKTIAKLTEANEEAIRAKRLEYAITPVVKQIDTVANEFTAETNYLYTTYHGKYHDISPTEATDNLISNGAYVIIGSGPYSIGSSVEFDWCTVNLARQLRAHGKKVIILNSNPETVSTDYDESDRLYFEALTLERVCDILDFENVAGVCVSVGGQIANNLALALHKRGYPILGTSPLDIDKAEDRAKFSSMLNELNIDQPRWINATSSEEIQAFIAEVGLPVLIRPSYVLSGAAMKVVSDQNTLNSYLNDAMLISNEHPVVISQFIENAKELEIDGIAQNGRIVIDSISEHIENAGVHSGDATLVFPPERLYLKTVNRARDIARKIVKALNISGPFNMQFIARNNELKVIECNVRASRSFPFISKVSGQNLVELMAKVFLNQEITQTYNTLDCGVVGVKSPVFSYSRFKGSDPVAQVEMSSTGEVACIGKDMLETFYQSWLSVGQRINKKAILLSVDDKYKQKILPIVKQLSDQGWQFVATGSTHDMLVESGIQSKFVFKLSEQVEPNIERPIINKEVGLIINLPGDSFNTSQHSDGFKIRRLAIDYHIPLVTNFQLSEILLESLTVIFDKPMTVYSYNELLKGANNA, encoded by the coding sequence ATGAAGAATATTCTGATTTTAGGCTCAGGTGGTTTACGCGTTGGTCAGGCCGGAGAGTTTGATTACTCTGGTTCACAAGCAATCAAAGCCTTCAAAGAAGAAGGCTATCGAGTAATTTTGGTAAACCCTAATATCGCTACAGTGCAGACAGATAAATCAATGGCAGATGAGATTTATTTTGTGCCGCTACAGCAGGAGTTTGTTGCACCAATTATTGAAAAAGAGCAGATAAACCTGATTGCTCTAGGCTTTGGCGGACAAACTGCACTTAATCTTGGTTTAGAACTATATCATAGTGGCATCTTAGATAAACATAATGTAAAAGTATTAGGCTCAAGTGTAGAAACGATTGAAGCAACCGAAGATCGTGATATTTTCCGTGACTATCTGGAAAAAAACAAGGTAAAAACGCCAAAAAGTAAATCGGCAACTAGCATTGATGAAGCAATTGCGGTTGGCCGCGAATTTGGCTATCCGTTAATGCTCCGTGCTGCGTTTTCTCTGGGCGGACTTGGTTCGGGTAAAGTTTTTAACGAAAAAGATCTGATTGATAAAACTAGTAAAGCATTAAGTACAACACCACAGGTATTACTTGAAGAATATCTGACTGGCTGGAAAGAGTTTGAATACGAGATTGTCCGTGATATGAAAGGGAATAGCCTAACTATCTGCAATATGGAAAATCTTGATCCAATGGGTATCCACACTGGTGAAAGTATCGTAATTGCCCCAGCGCAAACTCTTAATGATGAAGAACATCAGAATCTACGCAATATTGCGCTTCAATGTGCCGAGATTTTTAATATCATTGGCGAATGTAATATTCAGTTTTCGGTAAATCCGGCTAATGGCGATTACCGGGTAATTGAGATGAATCCGCGCCTATCTCGTTCTTCAGCATTGGCATCAAAAGCAACTGGTTATCCACTCGCATTTGTGGCTGCCAAACTATGCCTTGGCTTTAGCCTCAACCAATTAACCAATCAAGTTACTAAAAAAACTACTGCTTTCTTTGAACCTGCACTTGATTATGTAGTGGTAAAAATTCCGCGTTGGGATACCCATAAATTACGCCTAGCAGAACGCACCATTGGTACTGAAATGAAATCAGTTGGTGAAGTGATGGGAATTGGAAGAACCTTCCCCGAAGCCTTACAAAAAGCAGTACAAATGTTAAATATTGGTGCTTCAGGCTTACATGACTATATCTGGCCAATTTTGAACCTGAAAAATGAAGTCGAATTTGCTACCGACCGCCGGATATTTGCCTTATATCGCTGGTTTTATGAAGGTGGTACAGTCAATGAAGCGCAACAGTTATCAAGAATTGATCCATGGTTTTTGACACAAATTAAGCAGATTGCAGATATTGCTTTAGAAGTGAAATCTAGTCAATTAAATTCAGAACTATTACTTAAAGCTAAAAAATTTGGCTTTAGTGATAAAACTATTGCCAAACTTACAGAAGCAAATGAAGAGGCAATTCGGGCTAAGCGGTTGGAGTATGCTATTACGCCAGTAGTGAAACAGATTGATACTGTTGCCAATGAGTTTACTGCCGAAACCAATTATCTTTACACGACTTACCATGGTAAATATCATGATATTAGTCCAACTGAAGCCACAGATAATCTAATCTCCAATGGAGCTTATGTAATTATTGGTTCTGGACCATATTCAATTGGTTCATCAGTTGAATTTGACTGGTGTACTGTTAATTTGGCACGTCAGTTACGTGCTCATGGTAAAAAAGTTATCATTCTAAACTCCAATCCTGAAACAGTATCAACCGATTATGATGAATCAGATCGGCTTTATTTTGAAGCATTGACTCTTGAACGGGTTTGCGATATTCTCGATTTTGAAAATGTGGCTGGTGTATGTGTTAGTGTTGGTGGACAAATTGCCAATAATTTAGCTTTAGCTTTGCATAAACGTGGTTATCCAATTTTGGGTACTTCACCACTGGATATTGATAAAGCCGAAGATCGGGCTAAATTCTCCTCTATGCTAAATGAATTAAATATCGATCAGCCACGCTGGATTAATGCTACTAGCAGTGAAGAGATTCAGGCGTTTATCGCCGAAGTTGGTTTACCAGTATTAATTCGCCCATCATATGTATTATCTGGTGCAGCAATGAAAGTGGTTTCTGACCAAAACACCCTCAATAGTTACCTTAATGATGCGATGCTAATTTCCAATGAGCATCCGGTCGTGATTTCACAGTTTATCGAAAACGCTAAAGAATTGGAAATTGATGGAATTGCCCAAAACGGACGGATTGTTATTGATTCAATAAGTGAACATATTGAAAATGCAGGGGTACACTCCGGTGATGCAACGTTGGTATTTCCACCAGAACGCTTATATCTGAAAACTGTCAATCGTGCCCGTGATATTGCACGTAAAATAGTTAAAGCATTAAATATCAGCGGCCCATTTAATATGCAGTTTATTGCGCGGAATAATGAATTAAAGGTAATCGAATGTAATGTTCGTGCCTCGCGCTCATTCCCGTTCATTTCAAAAGTTAGTGGACAAAATCTGGTTGAATTGATGGCAAAGGTGTTCTTAAATCAGGAAATTACTCAAACCTATAATACTCTTGATTGTGGCGTAGTTGGCGTTAAAAGTCCAGTATTCTCGTATAGCCGCTTTAAAGGTTCGGATCCGGTGGCTCAGGTAGAGATGTCATCAACTGGTGAAGTTGCCTGTATTGGTAAAGATATGCTTGAGACATTCTATCAATCTTGGTTATCGGTGGGGCAGCGGATTAATAAAAAAGCTATTCTCCTAAGTGTCGATGATAAATATAAACAAAAAATCCTGCCAATAGTTAAACAACTAAGTGATCAAGGTTGGCAGTTTGTTGCCACTGGTTCAACCCATGATATGCTTGTTGAAAGTGGGATTCAGTCAAAATTTGTCTTTAAATTATCGGAACAGGTAGAACCAAATATTGAACGTCCAATTATC